In one Sporomusa sphaeroides DSM 2875 genomic region, the following are encoded:
- a CDS encoding flotillin family protein, with protein sequence MSVFIIIAVVVIVLVVLGLAFWARYKTVGPDEAMLVTGSFLAGADVLTDETGRKIKIVRGGGAFILPIFQQADKLSLLSHKLDVTTPEVYTEQGVPVMADGVAIIKVGSAVEDVATAAEQFMGKPTEALKIEAQEVLEGHLRAILGTMTVEEVYRNRDRFAQEVQSVAARDLKKMGLSIVSFTIKDVRDKQGYLDALGKPRIAAVKRDAEIAEAEAMRDARIKKALADEEGQKAELLRDTNVAEATKEKELKVAAFKREQDTAKAEADQAYSIQKARSEQMVTQEQMKIEIVRKEREIDVQDKEILRREKQFDAEVKKKADADRYAVEQAAEAAKARQMREADAVQYRIEAEAKANAEQKRLEGFAIADAERAQGTAEADVVRLKGLAEAEAKEKLAEAFEKFGEAAVLDIVIRMLPELAGKIAEPLKTIDKLTVVDAGNGDGAVKVSKYVTSLMATAPEMLKNVSGVDLERMVKGLVEQKEQAAEETTPEK encoded by the coding sequence ATGAGCGTTTTTATAATTATTGCAGTGGTAGTGATTGTGCTTGTTGTGCTGGGGTTAGCTTTTTGGGCACGGTACAAGACAGTCGGACCAGATGAGGCAATGCTGGTAACTGGTTCCTTTTTGGCAGGGGCGGATGTGCTGACCGATGAAACTGGGAGGAAGATTAAAATTGTCAGAGGCGGCGGCGCATTCATTCTCCCGATTTTCCAGCAGGCGGACAAGTTGTCCCTGCTGTCACACAAGCTGGATGTTACCACCCCTGAGGTTTATACCGAACAGGGGGTGCCGGTAATGGCCGACGGCGTAGCCATTATCAAGGTCGGCAGCGCTGTTGAGGATGTGGCGACAGCTGCCGAGCAGTTCATGGGAAAACCCACAGAAGCTTTGAAGATCGAGGCACAGGAAGTGCTGGAAGGCCATTTAAGGGCCATTTTGGGAACCATGACAGTAGAGGAAGTATATCGAAACCGGGATCGCTTTGCTCAGGAAGTGCAGAGTGTGGCTGCCCGCGATTTGAAAAAGATGGGACTCTCCATCGTATCCTTCACCATCAAGGATGTGCGCGATAAGCAGGGCTATCTGGATGCTCTTGGCAAACCCCGCATTGCCGCTGTCAAACGGGATGCAGAAATCGCCGAGGCTGAGGCCATGCGCGATGCCCGCATCAAAAAAGCCTTGGCCGATGAAGAAGGGCAAAAGGCCGAGCTCTTGCGAGATACCAATGTTGCCGAGGCTACTAAGGAAAAGGAGCTAAAGGTTGCCGCCTTCAAGCGTGAGCAGGATACAGCCAAGGCCGAAGCCGACCAAGCCTATAGCATCCAAAAAGCCCGTTCCGAGCAAATGGTCACCCAGGAACAGATGAAGATTGAAATTGTGCGCAAAGAGCGGGAGATTGATGTGCAGGACAAGGAAATTCTGCGCCGGGAAAAGCAATTTGATGCCGAGGTGAAAAAGAAAGCTGATGCCGACCGCTACGCGGTGGAGCAGGCCGCTGAAGCTGCCAAGGCCAGACAAATGCGCGAGGCCGATGCCGTCCAATATCGCATTGAGGCTGAAGCCAAGGCTAACGCCGAGCAAAAGCGCCTGGAAGGCTTTGCTATCGCCGACGCCGAACGGGCCCAAGGCACTGCCGAAGCCGATGTTGTGCGGTTAAAAGGCCTGGCAGAAGCAGAAGCCAAAGAAAAGCTGGCAGAAGCCTTCGAAAAATTCGGCGAGGCCGCCGTCTTAGATATTGTTATCAGGATGCTGCCTGAATTGGCCGGAAAAATCGCTGAACCTCTCAAAACCATTGATAAATTGACGGTTGTGGATGCCGGAAACGGGGATGGAGCCGTAAAGGTCAGCAAATATGTGACATCCTTAATGGCAACAGCTCCAGAAATGCTGAAGAATGTTTCGGGCGTGGA